In one window of Undibacter mobilis DNA:
- a CDS encoding putative bifunctional diguanylate cyclase/phosphodiesterase: protein MLFKQLMQIRRADAELPNEVRAALVESLFAPIASLAIGAINCSIIGMLVAWNLNNQQIMLTSAAILAVGALRVVSALYYRRSKKLAVRHVRFWEAAYEYGAWGFSALLGLLCWLTLTQTDNSALQMAVVTTATGYAAAIAGRNAGRPFIAGGQFTLVMLPIVVGLLIYPDWTHKVLGFVGLLFIYGMMDITLGIRDVIFQALIMTRKEAALAARFEEQANRFDAALNNMSHGLCMLDARDRLQVWNERFLELLHLQNASVRVGMRISQIVRHSLRARNHNSDSVKLVVHDLVNGLRQDNFDQFQVSLDGSRTLAISRRMMPDGGSVVIFEDVTERNNAQEKIARLARFDELTGLANRTQFRERIGDMLAAVKDRANHLAIHLIDLDRFKTVNDTLGHPIGDLLLKEVAARLTALVRPGDMITRFGGDEFVILQTNTPRQRAAHALASRIAKALKEPFHIAGHRIDVGASIGIAMAPHDGVDADELIKKADMALYAAKSNGGGNHRFFAIEMEDAAQERRSLELDLREAIALDQFQLHYQPLVDLHTGRVTTCEALLRWTHPVRGNIPPAVFIPVAEETGLIIALGEWALNRACADASSWPREVRVAVNLSPVQFRDEGLGLQVVAALAKSGLSAQRLELEVTERLLLEDNDNTLDTMHQLHALGVSLSLDDFGTGYSSLNYLRKFPFQKIKIDRSFITDLGDGRDARAIIGAVASLGAGLDKTVVAEGIETEEQMNLVRSQGCHEGQGYLFGKPMPADDIRSRLDKPIIAIRRVA from the coding sequence ATGCTCTTCAAGCAGTTGATGCAAATTCGCCGCGCCGATGCCGAGCTGCCGAACGAAGTTCGCGCGGCATTGGTCGAGTCTTTGTTTGCACCGATTGCTTCACTCGCTATCGGTGCGATCAATTGCTCGATCATCGGCATGCTGGTCGCGTGGAACCTGAACAACCAGCAAATCATGCTGACCTCGGCCGCTATTCTGGCCGTAGGCGCGTTGAGGGTGGTGTCGGCGCTGTACTATCGGCGATCCAAGAAACTGGCCGTCCGTCATGTCAGATTCTGGGAAGCCGCCTATGAATACGGCGCTTGGGGCTTTTCCGCCCTGCTCGGCCTGCTGTGCTGGCTGACCCTGACGCAAACCGATAATTCCGCGCTGCAGATGGCAGTGGTTACGACCGCAACCGGTTACGCCGCGGCCATCGCCGGCCGCAACGCCGGCCGGCCCTTTATCGCCGGTGGCCAATTCACGCTGGTAATGCTGCCGATCGTGGTTGGGCTGCTGATCTATCCCGACTGGACCCACAAGGTCCTCGGCTTTGTCGGCCTGCTGTTTATCTACGGCATGATGGACATCACGCTCGGCATCCGCGACGTCATCTTTCAGGCACTGATCATGACCCGCAAGGAAGCGGCGCTCGCCGCCCGCTTCGAGGAGCAGGCCAACCGCTTCGACGCCGCACTCAACAACATGTCGCACGGCCTGTGTATGCTCGACGCGCGGGATCGCCTTCAGGTCTGGAACGAGCGCTTCCTCGAGCTCCTGCATCTGCAGAACGCGTCCGTTCGGGTCGGTATGCGCATTTCCCAGATCGTTCGGCACAGCCTGCGCGCCCGCAATCATAATTCCGACAGCGTCAAGCTGGTGGTCCACGACCTGGTCAACGGCCTGCGCCAGGACAACTTCGACCAGTTCCAGGTGTCGCTCGATGGTTCACGCACCCTCGCCATCTCCCGTCGCATGATGCCGGACGGCGGCTCGGTCGTGATTTTCGAAGACGTGACCGAGCGCAACAATGCGCAGGAGAAAATCGCGCGGCTCGCGCGCTTCGACGAACTGACAGGATTGGCCAATCGCACCCAGTTCCGCGAGCGCATCGGCGACATGCTGGCTGCGGTGAAGGATCGCGCCAATCACCTCGCCATCCATCTTATCGATCTCGACCGCTTCAAGACCGTCAATGATACGCTCGGTCACCCGATCGGCGACCTGCTGCTCAAGGAAGTCGCGGCGCGTCTGACCGCCCTTGTCCGACCCGGCGATATGATCACGCGGTTCGGCGGCGATGAATTCGTCATTCTTCAGACCAACACGCCGCGCCAGCGCGCCGCACACGCGCTCGCCTCACGCATCGCCAAGGCCTTGAAAGAGCCGTTCCACATCGCCGGCCATCGCATCGATGTCGGCGCCTCGATCGGTATTGCCATGGCGCCGCACGATGGCGTCGATGCCGACGAACTGATCAAGAAGGCCGACATGGCGCTCTATGCAGCCAAGAGCAATGGCGGCGGCAACCATCGGTTCTTTGCCATCGAGATGGAAGACGCCGCGCAGGAGCGGCGCTCACTCGAACTCGACTTGCGCGAAGCCATCGCGCTCGATCAATTCCAGCTGCACTATCAGCCGCTCGTCGATCTGCACACCGGCCGCGTCACGACCTGCGAAGCGCTGTTGCGTTGGACTCATCCGGTGCGCGGCAACATTCCGCCGGCGGTGTTCATACCCGTGGCGGAAGAAACGGGACTGATCATCGCGCTGGGCGAATGGGCGCTGAACCGCGCCTGCGCCGACGCATCGAGCTGGCCACGCGAAGTCCGCGTCGCGGTGAACCTGTCACCGGTGCAATTCCGCGACGAGGGCCTCGGCCTCCAGGTGGTCGCGGCGCTGGCAAAGTCCGGGCTGTCGGCCCAGCGTCTGGAACTGGAAGTAACCGAACGGCTGCTGCTGGAAGACAACGACAACACGCTCGATACCATGCATCAGTTACACGCTCTCGGCGTCAGCCTGTCGCTGGACGATTTCGGCACCGGTTATTCGTCGCTGAATTACCTGCGCAAATTCCCGTTCCAGAAGATCAAGATCGACCGCTCATTCATCACCGATCTCGGCGACGGCCGCGACGCGCGCGCGATCATCGGCGCGGTGGCAAGCTTGGGGGCCGGCCTCGACAAGACCGTGGTTGCCGAAGGCATCGAGACCGAAGAGCAGATGAATCTGGTACGCTCGCAGGGCTGCCATGAAGGCCAGGGCTATCTGTTCGGCAAGCCGATGCCGGCGGACGACATCCGGTCCCGGCTGGACAAGCCGATCATCGCCATCCGCCGGGTCGCCTGA
- a CDS encoding DUF1499 domain-containing protein: MARRLYIEEDLSPWAVWSSRLSLFALAVAGLSALILTTGAFEFGPALATFGAALAFAGVSILFALIAFIAIWRTGGAGLGRALRGLFLSLLLLAYPAYLAQRAFKLPPINDISTDTVNPPRFVALAPQRPPGHVAYPGGQTAQLQRAAYGDIVPLQVDLPPRNTYDVVLTLINKHKWPIAAAQAPTGPRREGTIETTARSLVMGFREDVTIRISPAGNGSRIDLRSASRVSIPDLGTNAARLRSLLEEIDEAVSNAPEPRPEPRPEDQKPAPRRTPKRS, encoded by the coding sequence GTGGCGCGCCGCCTCTATATCGAAGAAGACCTGTCGCCTTGGGCCGTTTGGTCGTCGCGGCTGTCGCTTTTCGCCTTGGCCGTCGCCGGGCTCTCGGCGCTGATCCTGACAACGGGGGCGTTTGAATTCGGGCCGGCACTGGCAACCTTCGGCGCGGCGCTGGCATTTGCCGGCGTCTCTATCCTGTTTGCCCTGATCGCCTTTATCGCGATCTGGCGAACGGGGGGCGCAGGCCTCGGCCGGGCCCTGCGCGGACTGTTTCTGAGCCTGTTGTTGCTGGCTTATCCGGCCTATCTGGCCCAGCGCGCCTTCAAGCTGCCCCCGATCAACGACATATCGACCGATACCGTGAACCCGCCACGCTTTGTCGCGCTGGCGCCGCAGCGGCCGCCGGGTCATGTGGCCTATCCCGGCGGGCAGACCGCTCAGCTCCAGCGAGCCGCCTATGGCGACATTGTCCCTCTGCAGGTCGATCTGCCGCCGCGCAACACCTATGACGTGGTGCTGACCCTCATCAACAAACACAAATGGCCGATTGCCGCCGCGCAAGCACCGACCGGCCCGCGACGCGAGGGGACCATCGAGACCACGGCGCGGTCGCTGGTCATGGGCTTCCGCGAAGACGTTACCATTCGCATCTCGCCGGCGGGCAACGGCTCACGCATCGATCTGCGCTCGGCCTCGCGCGTCTCAATTCCCGATCTCGGCACCAATGCGGCGCGGCTGCGCTCGCTTCTGGAAGAAATCGACGAGGCGGTGAGCAATGCACCGGAACCGCGCCCCGAGCCCCGGCCGGAAGACCAGAAGCCGGCGCCACGACGGACACCGAAGCGCTCTTAG
- a CDS encoding MBL fold metallo-hydrolase has protein sequence MADDIPFNKTLDLAPDTVDEVAPGVRRVMANNPGPFTFKGTVSYIIGKGKVAIIDPGPDDPAHVAALLDAVRGETVTHIFVTHTHRDHSPAVPAIKHATGATVYAEGIHRAARPLHIGELNPLDSSGDRDFVPDICLKDGEVVEGDGWAVEAVTTPGHCANHMAFALKGENSLFVGDHVMAWATSIVAPPDGAMSDYMMSLRKLAARPEQLYFPGHGPAIPEAVRFVNYYILHRLAREQSILHRLSKGAADIPTIVRAIYIGLDPRLTGAAGLSVLAHMEDLVARNAVETDGLPAIDGVFRLVG, from the coding sequence TTGGCCGACGATATCCCCTTCAATAAGACCCTCGATCTGGCTCCCGATACGGTGGACGAGGTGGCGCCCGGCGTGCGCCGGGTTATGGCCAACAATCCCGGGCCGTTCACCTTCAAGGGCACCGTCAGCTACATCATCGGCAAGGGCAAAGTCGCTATCATCGATCCCGGCCCGGACGATCCGGCCCATGTCGCCGCGCTGCTCGATGCGGTGCGGGGCGAGACCGTGACGCATATCTTCGTGACCCACACCCATCGCGATCATTCGCCGGCTGTGCCGGCGATCAAGCATGCCACCGGCGCGACCGTTTACGCCGAAGGCATCCATCGCGCCGCGCGGCCGCTGCATATCGGCGAACTCAACCCGCTCGATTCATCGGGCGATCGCGATTTCGTGCCGGACATTTGTTTGAAGGACGGCGAAGTTGTCGAAGGCGATGGCTGGGCCGTCGAAGCCGTGACGACGCCGGGACACTGCGCCAATCATATGGCTTTCGCGCTCAAAGGCGAGAATTCGCTGTTCGTCGGCGATCATGTCATGGCCTGGGCGACATCGATCGTCGCGCCACCGGATGGTGCCATGAGCGACTACATGATGTCGCTGCGTAAACTGGCCGCCCGCCCCGAGCAGCTTTATTTTCCGGGGCATGGTCCGGCGATCCCCGAGGCCGTGCGCTTCGTGAATTACTACATCCTGCATCGCCTTGCCCGCGAACAGTCGATCCTGCATCGGCTCTCCAAGGGTGCTGCCGATATTCCGACCATCGTGCGTGCGATCTATATCGGGCTTGACCCGCGGCTCACGGGCGCCGCTGGCCTGTCGGTGCTGGCGCATATGGAAGATCTGGTGGCGCGCAACGCCGTCGAAACCGATGGCTTGCCCGCCATTGATGGCGTGTTCAGGCTCGTTGGCTAG
- the araD gene encoding L-arabinonate dehydratase gives MPSKKRPEDLRSHRWLGVTDLRSFGHRSRLRQVGYDTGDWAGKPVIGIINTWSDINPCHVHLRTRAEEVKRGVLQAGGFPIELPALSLSESFVKPTTMLYRNLLAMEVEELLRSHPIDGAVLLGGCDKTTPGLLMGAISMNVPAIFMPAGPMLRGNWHGEVLGSGSDTWKYWDEKRAGKITEAQWEEIEGGIARSFGTCMTMGTAATMMAVAEALGFTLPGVSSIPAPDSNHPRAAKESGRRIVEMVWEDLKPSDIMSKEAVDNAIKVHMAMAGSTNCIIHLIAIARRAGIPLEMSRFDELSREVPVIVNVRPSGAYLMEDFFYAGGLRGLMSQLRSVLDLSAMTVTGKSVGANIEGAEVYKPDVIKSLNDPVSRDGATAVLTGNLAPRGCVMKPSAAEKRLHKHRGKVIAFEDYNHMAREVERDDLDVTADHILVLKNSGPQGGPGMPEWGMLPIPKKLVKQGVRDMVRISDARMSGTSYGACILHVAPESFVGGPLAFVQTGDEIEIDIPARKIHLHVSDEELARRKAAWKKPAPKYPRGYGALFSDHIGQADDGCDFDFLSRPGQVPEPEIH, from the coding sequence ATGCCTTCCAAGAAGCGTCCTGAAGATCTGCGCAGCCATCGCTGGCTGGGCGTTACCGATCTGCGTTCGTTTGGCCACCGCTCGCGGTTGCGCCAGGTCGGCTACGACACCGGCGACTGGGCGGGCAAGCCGGTCATCGGCATCATCAATACTTGGAGCGATATCAATCCGTGCCACGTCCATCTGCGCACCCGCGCCGAGGAAGTGAAGCGCGGTGTGCTGCAGGCCGGCGGCTTCCCGATCGAACTGCCGGCGCTGTCGCTGTCGGAATCCTTCGTTAAGCCGACGACGATGCTCTACCGCAACCTGCTGGCGATGGAAGTCGAGGAATTATTGCGCAGCCATCCAATCGACGGCGCCGTGCTGCTGGGAGGCTGCGACAAGACCACGCCCGGCTTGCTGATGGGCGCGATCAGCATGAATGTGCCGGCGATCTTCATGCCGGCCGGGCCGATGCTGCGCGGCAACTGGCACGGCGAGGTGTTGGGTTCGGGTTCGGACACCTGGAAATACTGGGACGAGAAGCGTGCCGGCAAGATCACCGAAGCGCAGTGGGAAGAGATCGAAGGTGGCATTGCGCGCTCCTTCGGCACCTGCATGACCATGGGCACCGCCGCGACCATGATGGCGGTCGCCGAGGCGCTCGGCTTCACGCTGCCCGGCGTGTCGTCAATTCCGGCGCCGGATTCGAACCATCCGCGGGCCGCCAAGGAAAGTGGCCGCCGCATTGTCGAGATGGTGTGGGAAGATCTCAAGCCTTCCGACATCATGAGCAAGGAAGCGGTCGACAATGCCATCAAGGTTCACATGGCGATGGCCGGTTCGACCAACTGCATCATCCATCTCATCGCCATTGCCCGCCGCGCCGGCATTCCGCTGGAGATGAGCCGCTTCGACGAGTTGTCGCGCGAAGTACCGGTCATCGTCAATGTGCGGCCGTCCGGTGCTTATCTGATGGAAGACTTCTTCTATGCAGGGGGCCTGCGCGGCCTGATGAGCCAGCTGCGCAGCGTGCTCGATCTGTCGGCGATGACGGTCACCGGCAAGTCGGTCGGTGCCAATATCGAGGGCGCCGAGGTTTACAAACCGGACGTCATCAAATCCCTGAACGATCCTGTGTCGCGCGACGGCGCCACCGCGGTGCTCACCGGCAATCTTGCACCGCGCGGCTGCGTGATGAAGCCGTCAGCGGCCGAAAAGCGGCTGCACAAGCACCGCGGCAAGGTCATCGCCTTCGAGGATTACAACCACATGGCCCGTGAAGTGGAGCGCGACGATCTCGACGTCACTGCTGACCACATCCTCGTCTTGAAGAACTCCGGCCCGCAGGGTGGCCCCGGCATGCCGGAATGGGGCATGCTGCCGATCCCGAAGAAGCTGGTGAAGCAAGGCGTGCGCGACATGGTGCGCATTTCGGACGCGCGCATGAGCGGAACCTCCTACGGTGCCTGCATCCTGCACGTCGCGCCGGAGAGTTTCGTCGGAGGGCCGCTCGCCTTTGTGCAGACCGGCGACGAGATCGAGATCGACATCCCGGCGCGGAAGATTCACCTGCATGTGTCGGACGAGGAACTGGCGCGCCGCAAGGCGGCCTGGAAAAAGCCGGCGCCGAAATATCCACGCGGCTACGGCGCGCTGTTTTCCGACCATATCGGCCAGGCCGACGACGGCTGCGATTTCGATTTCCTCAGCCGTCCGGGGCAGGTGCCGGAGCCGGAAATTCATTAG
- a CDS encoding TRAP transporter permease, which yields MQIDTSYRGLLRIVLYAIAIAMAFYHIWAIAFGSPEAVLFRATHLLFALVLVFLLFRFGSKTEDMELAQGAQVEARLSLPALFDYVLIAVSAAPILYLFLNYDYIVNRIFYIDDLSPMDMIMGVIMTLVVLEATRRVIGWALPVTAIVFLVYGLFIARLEPMRLLDQLYMTTEGIFGIPLSVSAGYVLIFVLFGSFMERTGTGQLFMDFAMALTGRQAGGPGKVSVVSSSLFGTISGSAVANVMVDGPISIPLMKRSGFPAHFAAGVEATASTGGQIMPPIMGAAAFVMAEFLAVSYGQVVIWAIIPAILYYVACFAAVHFEAKRRGLLGLPRSELPRLGETLRVRGHLFIPVILILVVMYSGYSAPLAALVGTLACFPVAALRKTTRGYVNVKNVLDAFVDGARNALGVATACACAGIVIGVVTLSGAGIVFTQFVTHLSEHTLLLALIMTMCAGIILGMGMPTTPAYIIMTALLVPAIIKLGVIPPAAHMFALYFAVLSAITPPVALAVFAAAGIAKADLWQSGWAAVKIGAAGFVVPFMLVYEPALLMIGDWPTIFGAFLTSSFGILMFAGGLHGYFVTATTTWQRALLIVGGLLLIKPGLETDLVGGLIAAVVIATQIVARRNAPQPAPAKST from the coding sequence ATGCAGATCGACACCAGCTATCGCGGGCTTCTGCGGATTGTCCTCTATGCCATCGCCATCGCGATGGCGTTTTACCACATCTGGGCCATCGCCTTCGGCTCGCCGGAAGCGGTGCTGTTCCGCGCGACGCACTTGCTGTTCGCGCTGGTGCTGGTGTTCCTGCTGTTTCGTTTCGGATCCAAGACCGAGGATATGGAGCTCGCGCAGGGCGCGCAGGTCGAGGCTAGGCTGTCGCTGCCGGCGCTGTTCGACTACGTGCTGATCGCGGTCTCCGCCGCGCCGATCCTCTATCTGTTCCTCAACTACGATTACATCGTCAATCGCATCTTCTACATCGACGACCTGTCGCCTATGGACATGATCATGGGCGTCATCATGACGCTGGTCGTGCTTGAGGCGACCCGGCGCGTCATCGGCTGGGCGTTGCCGGTGACGGCGATCGTGTTTCTTGTCTATGGGCTGTTCATCGCCCGGCTCGAGCCGATGCGCCTGCTCGATCAGCTTTACATGACCACCGAAGGCATCTTCGGCATTCCGCTGTCGGTGTCGGCGGGCTACGTCCTGATTTTCGTGCTGTTCGGCTCGTTCATGGAGCGCACCGGTACCGGGCAATTGTTCATGGATTTCGCCATGGCCCTCACCGGAAGACAGGCCGGCGGTCCGGGCAAGGTGTCAGTGGTGTCGTCCAGCCTGTTCGGCACCATTTCCGGCAGCGCCGTCGCCAACGTGATGGTTGACGGGCCGATCTCGATTCCGCTCATGAAGCGTTCCGGCTTCCCGGCGCACTTCGCCGCCGGCGTCGAGGCGACCGCTTCCACCGGCGGGCAGATCATGCCGCCGATCATGGGCGCGGCCGCTTTCGTCATGGCCGAGTTTCTCGCCGTATCCTATGGCCAGGTGGTGATCTGGGCCATCATTCCGGCGATCCTCTACTACGTCGCGTGTTTCGCGGCCGTGCATTTCGAGGCCAAGCGCCGCGGTCTCCTTGGGCTGCCGCGCTCCGAACTGCCGCGGCTTGGCGAGACATTGCGTGTTCGTGGCCACCTGTTCATCCCAGTGATCCTCATTCTCGTCGTCATGTATTCGGGATACAGCGCGCCGCTCGCCGCGCTGGTCGGCACGCTCGCCTGCTTTCCGGTCGCGGCGTTGCGCAAGACGACCCGCGGCTATGTCAACGTGAAGAATGTGCTCGACGCGTTTGTCGATGGCGCGCGCAACGCGCTCGGTGTCGCCACCGCCTGCGCTTGCGCCGGCATCGTCATCGGCGTGGTGACACTGTCGGGCGCCGGCATTGTCTTCACGCAGTTCGTCACCCATCTGTCCGAGCATACGCTGTTGCTGGCGCTCATCATGACCATGTGCGCGGGCATCATCCTTGGCATGGGCATGCCGACGACGCCGGCCTATATCATCATGACCGCGCTGCTGGTGCCGGCGATCATCAAGCTCGGCGTCATTCCGCCGGCGGCGCATATGTTCGCGCTGTACTTCGCCGTGCTGTCCGCAATCACGCCGCCGGTGGCGCTGGCGGTGTTCGCCGCGGCGGGCATCGCCAAGGCGGATCTCTGGCAGTCCGGCTGGGCCGCGGTGAAGATCGGCGCCGCCGGTTTCGTCGTTCCTTTTATGCTGGTCTACGAGCCGGCCTTGCTAATGATCGGCGACTGGCCGACGATTTTCGGGGCTTTCCTGACCTCGTCCTTCGGCATCCTGATGTTTGCCGGCGGTCTGCACGGCTATTTCGTCACCGCGACAACGACATGGCAGCGGGCCTTGCTCATTGTTGGCGGGCTGCTATTGATCAAACCCGGTCTGGAGACCGACCTCGTCGGCGGCCTGATCGCGGCGGTGGTTATCGCCACTCAGATCGTCGCGCGCCGCAACGCCCCGCAACCGGCGCCAGCAAAATCCACATGA
- a CDS encoding TAXI family TRAP transporter solute-binding subunit — protein MKNSFSILATVVGVSLSLAVPAAAVDLKLMTGPQGGVWVPLGGQLKDMWEKAVPGLNVQSLPGAGIANVRGVDEGKADVGFGNSISTVDGLKGTAPFPKPTTNVCNVATLYPQYYQLVVSADSGVKSVKDLKGKGVTTQQRGNTGELITGQLLKVNGLSYNDVKMSFVSYTDSVTQMQDGHAVAFGLGTTIPSGAVMDLAAARPVTILDLSDQLAEMRKLNPGYTLVSIPKGTYPKQDNEVKVIGYATHIVASCKLPADMVYAMTKAMADNIVSMASVNKSMSGLTPKAMAEDIGVPFHPGAAKYYKEAGITVATN, from the coding sequence ATGAAGAACTCTTTCTCTATTCTTGCGACCGTGGTCGGCGTGTCTCTCAGTCTCGCCGTTCCGGCTGCCGCCGTTGACCTCAAGCTGATGACCGGCCCGCAGGGCGGCGTCTGGGTGCCGCTCGGCGGCCAGCTCAAGGACATGTGGGAAAAGGCCGTGCCGGGCCTCAATGTGCAGTCGCTGCCGGGTGCCGGCATCGCCAATGTCCGCGGCGTCGATGAAGGCAAGGCCGATGTCGGCTTCGGCAACTCGATCTCGACCGTCGACGGTCTCAAGGGCACCGCGCCGTTCCCCAAGCCGACGACCAATGTCTGCAACGTCGCGACGCTCTATCCGCAGTATTACCAGCTCGTCGTCTCCGCCGACTCCGGCGTGAAATCGGTCAAGGACCTCAAGGGCAAGGGCGTGACCACGCAGCAGCGCGGTAACACCGGCGAGCTCATCACCGGCCAGCTTCTGAAGGTCAACGGCCTCTCGTACAACGACGTCAAGATGAGTTTCGTGTCGTACACCGACTCGGTGACGCAGATGCAGGATGGCCACGCCGTCGCCTTCGGTCTCGGCACCACGATCCCGTCGGGCGCCGTGATGGATCTCGCTGCCGCGCGTCCGGTTACGATCCTCGACCTCTCCGACCAACTCGCCGAGATGCGCAAGCTCAATCCCGGCTATACGCTGGTCAGCATTCCGAAGGGCACCTATCCGAAGCAGGACAATGAGGTGAAGGTGATCGGCTATGCGACGCACATCGTAGCGTCGTGCAAGCTGCCCGCCGACATGGTCTATGCCATGACCAAGGCGATGGCCGACAACATCGTGTCCATGGCCTCGGTCAACAAGTCGATGTCGGGCCTGACGCCGAAGGCGATGGCCGAGGATATCGGCGTACCGTTCCATCCCGGCGCCGCCAAGTACTACAAGGAAGCCGGCATCACGGTTGCCACCAACTAA
- a CDS encoding ribonuclease activity regulator RraA: protein MRETTKNKLMAVSTATLTTVLFKRGFRNTFIGGICRINAGDKPNMVGPAYTLRYIPAREDLDHLGVFEDRSHPQRKGVEECPAGAVFMIDSRRNPSAASAGNILLTRLWKRGCAGIVSDGGFRDTPEIAAMPFPAYHAQPAAPTNLIKHHAVDLNVPIACGEVAVYPGDIVVGDAEGVVVIPANIADDVADEAFEQTVFEDYVQEQVMAGKSIFGIYPPSPEAKEDFARWRATKKR, encoded by the coding sequence ATGCGGGAAACAACGAAAAACAAGCTGATGGCGGTTTCGACCGCCACGCTAACGACGGTGCTGTTCAAGCGCGGTTTCCGCAACACCTTCATCGGCGGCATTTGTCGCATCAACGCCGGCGACAAGCCAAACATGGTCGGGCCCGCCTACACACTGCGCTACATTCCGGCGCGCGAGGATCTTGACCATCTCGGCGTATTCGAAGACCGCAGCCATCCGCAACGCAAGGGCGTCGAGGAATGTCCGGCCGGCGCCGTCTTCATGATCGACAGCCGACGCAATCCGTCCGCCGCCTCGGCTGGCAACATCCTGCTCACGCGACTGTGGAAGCGCGGCTGTGCCGGCATCGTCAGCGACGGCGGCTTTCGCGACACGCCGGAAATCGCCGCCATGCCGTTCCCCGCTTATCATGCCCAACCGGCGGCACCGACTAACCTCATCAAACACCACGCCGTCGACCTCAATGTACCGATTGCCTGCGGCGAAGTTGCAGTCTATCCCGGCGACATCGTTGTCGGCGACGCCGAAGGTGTCGTTGTGATCCCCGCCAACATTGCCGACGACGTGGCCGACGAGGCTTTCGAACAGACTGTTTTCGAAGACTACGTTCAGGAGCAGGTAATGGCCGGCAAGAGCATCTTCGGCATCTATCCGCCATCGCCGGAAGCGAAAGAGGATTTCGCACGCTGGCGTGCGACCAAGAAGCGATAG
- a CDS encoding FadR/GntR family transcriptional regulator, producing the protein MNRSPSAIAASGSGWSEAKRSALIYQRIFELIVSGDFPVNARLPSETDLATRFGASRPVVREALARLRDDGVIVSRQGSGSYVKRRPDVAVLKLSPGGSIDDIQRCFEFRHGLEGSAAALAAERWEDADLKEIRAAFAALEQAIKNVELGAEADERFHTAVARATHNPYYVSMQTSMQPHIRYGMNVNRNLSMLRPAERVRLVQDEHRAILKAIEARDPEAASDAMQHHIANARRRMFEGVTE; encoded by the coding sequence CTGAACCGCTCCCCATCGGCGATCGCGGCATCCGGCTCCGGCTGGAGCGAGGCGAAACGCAGCGCCCTCATCTATCAGCGCATCTTCGAACTCATTGTCAGCGGCGATTTTCCGGTGAATGCGCGGCTGCCTTCCGAAACCGATCTGGCGACGCGCTTCGGCGCCTCTCGTCCGGTGGTGCGCGAGGCGCTGGCGCGGCTGCGCGACGATGGCGTTATCGTTTCAAGGCAAGGCTCCGGCAGCTATGTGAAGCGCCGGCCTGACGTCGCCGTATTGAAACTCTCCCCGGGCGGCTCGATCGACGACATCCAGCGCTGTTTCGAATTCCGCCATGGGCTGGAAGGCTCCGCCGCGGCGCTCGCCGCCGAACGCTGGGAAGACGCCGATCTCAAAGAAATCCGCGCCGCCTTCGCTGCGCTGGAACAGGCGATCAAGAACGTGGAACTCGGCGCCGAAGCCGACGAACGCTTTCACACCGCAGTCGCGCGTGCAACGCACAACCCTTATTACGTTTCGATGCAGACCTCTATGCAACCGCATATCCGGTATGGCATGAACGTAAATCGAAATCTGTCGATGCTGCGCCCCGCCGAGCGGGTGCGACTGGTCCAGGATGAACATCGCGCCATTCTCAAAGCTATTGAGGCTCGCGACCCGGAAGCGGCTAGCGACGCCATGCAGCATCACATCGCCAATGCGCGCCGGCGCATGTTCGAGGGCGTGACGGAGTGA